The following are encoded together in the Montipora foliosa isolate CH-2021 chromosome 12, ASM3666993v2, whole genome shotgun sequence genome:
- the LOC137978755 gene encoding 4-galactosyl-N-acetylglucosaminide 3-alpha-L-fucosyltransferase FUT5-like, which translates to MIRKLLLSVILLSLLLLLGEYIVLNGYEPTSWHGGKRNRTNEKKQLVNSHFIPSINSNDQAARFGQSTETASAIVASRQQIVGPSGQYMATQSPSKRFDDVRKLKRGKPRKKVENFLEESNGIPQGNKSNLRRIQKKKGRSSGSRAEGKQVLIYTPLFGEVPWQGLRNTFDFTHFRGEPCPITKCLLTYRQRVFSHSDIVVFHGQDMPPVYELVELNARRPKGQIWVYVVLESPLNTRDTYFFNDMFNWTMTYEGNSDIYLPYGSFAVLQPGEKSPHPKINVSNKDRLAVWTVSNCGGTRDLIVKKLQNHIRVDVFGNCGEDFYQPEVEWESCERDTNECNNLLKRYKFQLALENGYCEDYVTEKYWGTPLNLGIVPVVLGGANYSKLAIPGSYINVLDFDSVKALADYLAYLDKNDTAYMEYFSWRRKFRVDGFLNTDAFNKHYPWTCRLCEKAQTPDNKSYPSLSEFRDPDKLCGFKEDKIFDMIDPEYASNRFASNRNWTYGADEGKDFGDHENHDENGDFDQGRQGNENNNEKHATR; encoded by the coding sequence ATGATACGGAAACTTTTATTATCTGTAATTCTTTTGTCACTCCTGCTTTTACTTGGCGAGTATATCGTTTTGAATGGTTACGAACCAACATCTTGGCACGGAGGAAAGCGTAACAGAACGAATGAGAAAAAACAACTAGTGAATTCTCATTTTATCCCGAGTATAAATTCAAACGACCAGGCGGCGAGATTCGGTCAAAGCACAGAAACCGCATCGGCAATAGTCGCGAGTAGACAGCAAATAGTTGGTCCTTCGGGTCAGTACATGGCGACGCAATCCCCGAGTAAACGATTTGATGATGTTAGAAAACTGAAACGCGGCAAGCCGCGAAAAAAAGTTGAGAACTTTTTAGAGGAAAGCAACGGGATCCCACAAGGAAATAAAAGCAATCTTCGAagaattcaaaaaaaaaaggggcgTTCTAGTGGTTCACGCGCAGAAGGAAAGCAAGTACTTATTTACACTCCTCTTTTTGGAGAAGTACCTTGGCAAGGACTTCGAAATACATTCGACTTTACTCATTTTCGAGGAGAACCCTGCCCTATAACCAAGTGTTTGTTAACGTATCGACAACGTGTATTTTCACACAGTGATATCGTAGTCTTTCACGGTCAAGATATGCCACCTGTTTATGAGTTGGTCGAACTCAACGCGCGACGCCCCAAAGGACAGATATGGGTTTATGTTGTTCTGGAAAGTCCACTTAACACCAGAGATACTTATTTCTTCAATGACATGTTCAACTGGACAATGACTTACGAAGGAAATTCGGATATTTATTTACCTTATGGCTCTTTTGCCGTGCTCCAACCGGGTGAAAAATCCCCGCATCCCAAGATTAACGTCAGTAACAAAGATCGCCTTGCGGTATGGACTGTGAGCAATTGTGGGGGTACGCGAGATTTGATTGTAAAGAAACTGCAGAATCATATTCGTGTTGATGTGTTTGGAAACTGTGGTGAGGACTTTTATCAACCGGAAGTGGAATGGGAGAGCTGCGAGAGAGACACCAACGAATGCAATAATCTTCTCAAACGTTACAAGTTTCAGTTGGCATTGGAAAACGGATATTGTGAAGACTATGTAACTGAGAAATACTGGGGGACTCCTTTGAATTTGGGCATAGTCCCTGTAGTGCTCGGTGGGGCAAATTACTCGAAATTAGCGATTCCCGGGTCTTACATTAATGTCTTAGACTTTGACTCTGTGAAAGCTTTAGCGGACTACTTGGCTTATCTTGATAAAAATGACACAGCGTATATGGAGTACTTTTCTTGGCGCAGAAAGTTCAGAGTGGACGGGTTTCTGAATACTGATGCTTTTAATAAACATTATCCATGGACTTGTAGGCTGTGTGAAAAGGCGCAAACTCCAGATAACAAGTCTTATCCGAGTCTTAGCGAGTTTCGAGATCCAGATAAGCTTTGCGGCTTCAAAGAAGACAAGATCTTTGATATGATAGACCCGGAGTACGCCAGCAATCGGTTTGCGTCGAACAGGAATTGGACTTACGGTGCGGACGAGGGTAAAGATTTTGGGGATCATGAAAATCACGATGAAAATGGAGATTTTGACCAAGGTCGTCAaggaaatgaaaataataacgAAAAACACGCCACGCGATAA
- the LOC137979300 gene encoding small ribosomal subunit protein bS18-like isoform X1, with protein MAASGLFPRLKCLKIVSVNHVNSLLSLRNFSLSCIRTSSCAVFSKICGTYDSPLTVKPTSFLNGVKHFNTQNTLGVKASVLTEDKINKADIGCPICSRDITFTYKDVLFLSQFMSPRGYIINRRVTGVCRKQQRKLEKAIKISQRLGLLPKLAPAVQRELEEKRLVEKKSAAQNRT; from the exons ATGGCCGCGAGTGGTCTGTTTCCTCGACTGAAATGCCTCAAAATTGTTTCCGTGAACCATGTTAATTCTCTCCTTTCATTGCGGAATTTTAGTTTAAGCTGCATCAGAACGTCTAGCTGTGCagttttttcaaagatttgCGGAACATATGACTCTCCATTAACCGTGAAACCAACTTCTTTTCTGAATGGTGTGAAACACTTCAACACGCAAAACACGCTGG GAGTCAAGGCTTCAGTTCTCACAGAAgataaaataaacaaagcagACATTGGCTGTCCAATTTGTAGCAGAGACATCACATTTACTTACAAG GATGTGCTATTCTTGTCGCAGTTTATGTCTCCAAGAGGATATATTATCAATCGACGAGTAACAG GTGTTTGcagaaaacaacagagaaaattAGAAAAAGCTATCAAGATATCACAGAGGTTAG GGCTTCTTCCAAAACTTGCGCCAGCAGTACAGAGGGAACTGGAGGAAAAGAGACTAGTTGAAAAGAAGAGCGCAGCTCAGAACAGGACTTGA
- the LOC137979300 gene encoding small ribosomal subunit protein bS18-like isoform X2, with translation MAASGLFPRLKCLKIVSVNHVNSLLSLRNFSLSCIRTSSCAVFSKICGTYDSPLTVKPTSFLNGVKHFNTQNTLGVKASVLTEDKINKADIGCPICSRDITFTYKDVLFLSQFMSPRGYIINRRVTGVCRKQQRKLEKAIKISQRASSKTCASSTEGTGGKETS, from the exons ATGGCCGCGAGTGGTCTGTTTCCTCGACTGAAATGCCTCAAAATTGTTTCCGTGAACCATGTTAATTCTCTCCTTTCATTGCGGAATTTTAGTTTAAGCTGCATCAGAACGTCTAGCTGTGCagttttttcaaagatttgCGGAACATATGACTCTCCATTAACCGTGAAACCAACTTCTTTTCTGAATGGTGTGAAACACTTCAACACGCAAAACACGCTGG GAGTCAAGGCTTCAGTTCTCACAGAAgataaaataaacaaagcagACATTGGCTGTCCAATTTGTAGCAGAGACATCACATTTACTTACAAG GATGTGCTATTCTTGTCGCAGTTTATGTCTCCAAGAGGATATATTATCAATCGACGAGTAACAG GTGTTTGcagaaaacaacagagaaaattAGAAAAAGCTATCAAGATATCACAGAG GGCTTCTTCCAAAACTTGCGCCAGCAGTACAGAGGGAACTGGAGGAAAAGAGACTAGTTGA
- the LOC137978754 gene encoding kelch-like protein 20 yields MDSLENGSISDHTYLRSFFDKMNQMRQSEVLCDVVLLTEKGTIKFYAHRSVLAASSSYFYNLYTGSCLSRYTRETVINGIPHGILRVVLDYIYSSEIALSEMNIEEILCAAFQLGLESLRIQCENFLLGKLCVDNCIKMTNLGRIYSCQALVREGQRFIIDNFLETQSSPEFYRLPSTDLEEIVADDDLNVRSEEQVFEAIRAWVNFDVLSRQSSFPALLSHVRLPSTPRQYLLGTIDKDPLVTSSSASRELVAEALSYKMASSRDKKLMQNERTRRRWKSHLIDVIILVGGITESGAQACCHCYNPLTSKWLYLSPVTERRLNLGLASSNRFLFVVGGSAVGENISMVSSVERLDPKFNTWEKQTSLKEGRFNHEVVELHGKIYVIGGVQENNNQEQTMDCYEHVADKWTSLSAPHHRRYNHCAVALNEYLYVIGGVSKTNTVLKTVERYDSRLDKWHDVTSLKTPRSGACAVVFMGQIFVMGGGSGSRKILSSCEIYDPGVDKWFHGKDMKTKRDRAGATVFGGKIYVFGGSYGHVVVTSVECYDPREDDWSIITEMPYPRYGFRCAATALTKDMMAEVPPEKSKAQSEEKLI; encoded by the exons ATGGATTCCTTAGAGAATGGTTCCATAAGCGATCATACCTATTTAAGAAGCTTTTTTGACAAAATGAACCAGATGAGACAGTCTGAAGTCCTCTGTGATGTGGTACTTCTTACCGAGAAAGGAACCATCAAATTTTATGCGCACAGAAGTGTTTTGGCGGCGAGTAGTTCTTATTTCTACAATCTGTACACTGGCAGCTGTCTTTCAAGATACACAAGAGAGACGGTTATTAACGGAATTCCTCATGGAATTCTTAGAGTCGTTCTGGACTATATTTATTCTTCGGAAATCGCACTAAGCGAGATGAACATCGAAGAGATTTTGTGTGCTGCGTTTCAACTTGGTTTAGAATCGCTCCGAATTCAATGTGAAAATTTTCTTCTGGGCAAACTCTGTGTAGACAATTGCATCAAAATGACTAACCTTGGCCGAATTTATTCCTGCCAAGCACTCGTTCGTGAGGGACAGCGCTTTATAATTGACAATTTCTTGGAAACTCAAAGCTCACCCGAATTCTATAGGTTACCAAGTACGGACCTGGAAGAAATCGTTGCAGATGACGACTTAAATGTGCGAAGTGAAGAACAAGTGTTTGAGGCGATTCGGGCCTGGGTCAACTTTGATGTTCTCTCCAGGCAATCTTCATTTCCCGCCTTGTTGAGTCACGTGCGATTGCCTTCCACACCGCGCCAGTATTTACTCGGCACAATCGATAAGGATCCGTTGGTGACGTCATCATCGGCAAGTAGAGAGCTGGTTGCCGAAGCTTTGTCGTACAAGATGGCAAGTAGCAGGGACAAGAAGCTGATGCAAAATGAAAGAACCAGACGGAG ATGGAAATCTCATTTGATTGACGTGATCATTTTAGTTGGCGGAATCACGGAGAGCGGCGCACAAGCTTGTTGCCATTGTTACAATCCGCTGACCAGTAAATGGCTCTATCTGTCTCCAGTGACGGAGCGTCGACTCAACCTTGGGCTTGCCAGCTCAAACCGTTTTTTATTCGTGGTGGGAGGGTCAGCGGTTGGAGAAAATATCAGTATGGTGTCAAGCGTGGAAAGACTGGATCCTAAGTTTAACACTTGGGAGAAACAGACTTCACTGAAGGAAg GTCGTTTCAACCACGAGGTCGTAGAACTTCATGGAAAAATCTACGTCATTGGAGGAGTCCAAGAAAACAACAACCAAGAACAAACAATGGATTGTTATGAACACGTGGCAGATAAGTGGACTTCGCTCTCCGCTCCACACCATAGGCGCTACAACCATTGCGCAGTTGCACTTAATGAGTATCTGTATGTGATTGGAG GAGTCTCCAAAACCAATACAGTCTTGAAAACAGTGGAAAGATACGACTCTCGGTTGGACAAATGGCACGACGTGACCAGCCTCAAAACTCCACGGAGTGGAGCATGCGCAGTAGTTTTCATGGGTCAGATCTTCGTGATGGGGGGAGGGTCAGGATCCCGAAAGATACTGAGTTCGTGTGAGATCTACGATCCTGGTGTGGACAAATGGTTCCACGGGAAAG ATATGAAGACCAAGCGGGATCGCGCGGGCGCCACAGTCTTTGGCGGCAAAATATACGTTTTCGGAGGTTCATATGGTCACGTGGTTGTGACATCGGTCGAGTGTTACGATCCCCGTGAAGATGATTGGTCAATAATAACAGAAATGCCTTACCCTCGGTATGGATTCCGATGCGCAGCAACTGCTCTCACCAAAGATATGATGGCCGAGGTGCCTCCAGAGAAATCGAAAGCACAAAGCGAGGAAAAACTTAtttaa